One Ctenopharyngodon idella isolate HZGC_01 chromosome 9, HZGC01, whole genome shotgun sequence DNA window includes the following coding sequences:
- the nfe2l2a gene encoding nuclear factor erythroid 2-related factor 2a isoform X2 has product MMEIELPKMHPSQQDMELIDILWRQDVDLGAGREVFDFSYRQKEVELRRQREQEEEKRQQHLREQEKALLAQLQLDEETGEFVPRSLPASGTLTQTNTTNGEIAQNGAFAAQEGDALSFDECMQLLAETFPLDEPAESAPPCLDVSVPPTTDLMMPADTPAFTQNPLLPGSLDQAWMELLSLPELQCLNMQMQETLNMDGFMKPSGEAQNPSYSQYLPGMDHLSSVQTEVCPPEYINTYDGSFNNMVSPNLSQMSLNVPDVGAEFRPEEFNELFYPEMEAKVNSGPLTSDGGNMVSQLAETASDSPVNPMDLQSFSPGNLSSGKPEPIVEFPDSDSGLSLDSSPHMSSPGKSLNEDGSFGFSDSDSEEMDGSPGGTESDYTEIFPLVYLNDGAQTSLSDKSPAEQQEMKAKNPKTEPVEASGYSKPPFTKDKQKKRSEARLSRDEQRAKALQIPFTVDMIINLPVDDFNEMMSKHQLNEAQLALVRDIRRRGKNKVAAQNCRKRKLENIVGLEYELDSLREEKERLKKEKSERSTSLREMKQQLSTLYQEVFGMLRDEHGKPFSPNEYSLQHTADGTVFLVPRLKKTLVKNN; this is encoded by the exons ATGATGGAGATTGAACTGCCTAAAATGCACCCAAGCCAACag GATATGGAGCTGATAGATATCCTGTGGAGGCAGGACGTGGACCTGGGTGCGGGGAGGGAAGTGTTTGATTTCAGCTACAGACAGAAGGAGGTGGAGTTGCGTCGACAGCGTGAGCAGGAGGAGGAGAAGCGGCAGCAGCATTTGCGGGAGCAGGAGAAAGCTTTACTCGCACAACTCCAGCTGGACGAGGAGACTGGAGAGTTTGTGCCTCGAAGCCTTCCGGCCAGCGGCACGCTAACGCAAACCAACACAACAAATGGAGAAATTGCACAG AATGGGGCTTTCGCAGCGCAAGAAGGTGATGCCCTGTCATTCGATGAATGCATGCAGCTCCTGGCTGAGACTTTTCCACTAGATGAGCCAGCTGAG TCAGCTCCGCCTTGCCTGGATGTTTCCGTTCCACCTACCACAGATCTTATGATGCCTGCAGACACCCCAGCCTTCACCCAGAATCCTTTGCTGCCAGGCTCTCTGGATCAAGCCTGGATGGAGTTGCTCTCACTCCCAGAGTTGCAG TGCCTCAACATGCAGATGCAAGAGACATTGAATATGGATGGATTTATGAAACCTTCCGGAGAAGCACAGAACCCAAGCTACAGTCAATATCTGCCTGGGATGGACCATCTCTCGTCCGTCCAGACCGAGGTGTGTCCTCCTGAATACATCAACACCTATGACGGATCCTTCAATAATATGGTGTCACCCAACCTCAGCCAGATGAGTCTGAACGTCCCAGATGTGGGAGCCGAGTTCCGACCTGAAGAATTTAATGAGCTGTTTTATCCTGAGATGGAGGCAAAAGTGAACAGTGGCCCTCTCACATCTGACGGAGGAAATATGGTCAGCCAACTGGCCGAGACTGCCAGCGATTCTCCTGTAAACCCCATGGATCTGCAAAGCTTCTCACCTGGAAACCTCAGCTCAGGAAAACCAGAACCCATTGTGGAATTCCCAGATTCTGATTCTGGCTTGTCGCTGGACTCCAGTCCTCACATGAGCTCCCCGGGGAAGTCCTTGAACGAAGATGGATCATTCGGTTTTAGCGACTCCGACTCGGAAGAGATGGACGGTAGTCCGGGAGGCACGGAGTCCGATTATACCGAGATATTCCCGCTGGTTTACCTTAATGACGGAGCTCAGACATCTCTCTCAGATAAATCCCCCGCAGAGCAGCAGGAGATGAAAGCAAAGAACCCAAAGACAGAGCCGGTGGAGGCCAGTGGCTACTCCAAACCTCCCTTCACCAAAGACAAGCAGAAGAAACGCTCCGAGGCCCGGCTCTCCCGTGATGAACAGAGAGCAAAAGCCTTGCAGATCCCGTTTACCGTGGACATGATCATCAATCTGCCTGTGGATGACTTCAATGAGATGATGTCCAAACACCAGCTCAACGAGGCCCAACTCGCCCTCGTCAGAGACATCCGCCGTCGGGGCAAGAACAAGGTCGCTGCGCAGAACTGCCGCAAGCGGAAGTTGGAGAACATCGTGGGCCTAGAGTACGAGCTGGACTCGCTGAGGGAGGAGAAGGAGCGTCTGAAGAAGGAGAAGAGCGAACGTAGCACCAGTCTGAGAGAGATGAAACAGCAGTTGAGTACCCTGTACCAAGAAGTCTTCGGTATGCTTCGAGACGAACACGGCAAGCCCTTCTCACCCAACGAATACTCCCTTCAGCACACTGCGGACGGCACCGTTTTTCTCGTTCCTCGCCTTAAAAAGACTCTTGTTAAGAATAACTAG
- the nfe2l2a gene encoding nuclear factor erythroid 2-related factor 2a isoform X1 yields the protein MMEIELPKMHPSQQDMELIDILWRQDVDLGAGREVFDFSYRQKEVELRRQREQEEEKRQQHLREQEKALLAQLQLDEETGEFVPRSLPASGTLTQTNTTNGEIAQNGAFAAQEGDALSFDECMQLLAETFPLDEPAESAPPCLDVSVPPTTDLMMPADTPAFTQNPLLPGSLDQAWMELLSLPELQQCLNMQMQETLNMDGFMKPSGEAQNPSYSQYLPGMDHLSSVQTEVCPPEYINTYDGSFNNMVSPNLSQMSLNVPDVGAEFRPEEFNELFYPEMEAKVNSGPLTSDGGNMVSQLAETASDSPVNPMDLQSFSPGNLSSGKPEPIVEFPDSDSGLSLDSSPHMSSPGKSLNEDGSFGFSDSDSEEMDGSPGGTESDYTEIFPLVYLNDGAQTSLSDKSPAEQQEMKAKNPKTEPVEASGYSKPPFTKDKQKKRSEARLSRDEQRAKALQIPFTVDMIINLPVDDFNEMMSKHQLNEAQLALVRDIRRRGKNKVAAQNCRKRKLENIVGLEYELDSLREEKERLKKEKSERSTSLREMKQQLSTLYQEVFGMLRDEHGKPFSPNEYSLQHTADGTVFLVPRLKKTLVKNN from the exons ATGATGGAGATTGAACTGCCTAAAATGCACCCAAGCCAACag GATATGGAGCTGATAGATATCCTGTGGAGGCAGGACGTGGACCTGGGTGCGGGGAGGGAAGTGTTTGATTTCAGCTACAGACAGAAGGAGGTGGAGTTGCGTCGACAGCGTGAGCAGGAGGAGGAGAAGCGGCAGCAGCATTTGCGGGAGCAGGAGAAAGCTTTACTCGCACAACTCCAGCTGGACGAGGAGACTGGAGAGTTTGTGCCTCGAAGCCTTCCGGCCAGCGGCACGCTAACGCAAACCAACACAACAAATGGAGAAATTGCACAG AATGGGGCTTTCGCAGCGCAAGAAGGTGATGCCCTGTCATTCGATGAATGCATGCAGCTCCTGGCTGAGACTTTTCCACTAGATGAGCCAGCTGAG TCAGCTCCGCCTTGCCTGGATGTTTCCGTTCCACCTACCACAGATCTTATGATGCCTGCAGACACCCCAGCCTTCACCCAGAATCCTTTGCTGCCAGGCTCTCTGGATCAAGCCTGGATGGAGTTGCTCTCACTCCCAGAGTTGCAG caGTGCCTCAACATGCAGATGCAAGAGACATTGAATATGGATGGATTTATGAAACCTTCCGGAGAAGCACAGAACCCAAGCTACAGTCAATATCTGCCTGGGATGGACCATCTCTCGTCCGTCCAGACCGAGGTGTGTCCTCCTGAATACATCAACACCTATGACGGATCCTTCAATAATATGGTGTCACCCAACCTCAGCCAGATGAGTCTGAACGTCCCAGATGTGGGAGCCGAGTTCCGACCTGAAGAATTTAATGAGCTGTTTTATCCTGAGATGGAGGCAAAAGTGAACAGTGGCCCTCTCACATCTGACGGAGGAAATATGGTCAGCCAACTGGCCGAGACTGCCAGCGATTCTCCTGTAAACCCCATGGATCTGCAAAGCTTCTCACCTGGAAACCTCAGCTCAGGAAAACCAGAACCCATTGTGGAATTCCCAGATTCTGATTCTGGCTTGTCGCTGGACTCCAGTCCTCACATGAGCTCCCCGGGGAAGTCCTTGAACGAAGATGGATCATTCGGTTTTAGCGACTCCGACTCGGAAGAGATGGACGGTAGTCCGGGAGGCACGGAGTCCGATTATACCGAGATATTCCCGCTGGTTTACCTTAATGACGGAGCTCAGACATCTCTCTCAGATAAATCCCCCGCAGAGCAGCAGGAGATGAAAGCAAAGAACCCAAAGACAGAGCCGGTGGAGGCCAGTGGCTACTCCAAACCTCCCTTCACCAAAGACAAGCAGAAGAAACGCTCCGAGGCCCGGCTCTCCCGTGATGAACAGAGAGCAAAAGCCTTGCAGATCCCGTTTACCGTGGACATGATCATCAATCTGCCTGTGGATGACTTCAATGAGATGATGTCCAAACACCAGCTCAACGAGGCCCAACTCGCCCTCGTCAGAGACATCCGCCGTCGGGGCAAGAACAAGGTCGCTGCGCAGAACTGCCGCAAGCGGAAGTTGGAGAACATCGTGGGCCTAGAGTACGAGCTGGACTCGCTGAGGGAGGAGAAGGAGCGTCTGAAGAAGGAGAAGAGCGAACGTAGCACCAGTCTGAGAGAGATGAAACAGCAGTTGAGTACCCTGTACCAAGAAGTCTTCGGTATGCTTCGAGACGAACACGGCAAGCCCTTCTCACCCAACGAATACTCCCTTCAGCACACTGCGGACGGCACCGTTTTTCTCGTTCCTCGCCTTAAAAAGACTCTTGTTAAGAATAACTAG
- the nfe2l2a gene encoding nuclear factor erythroid 2-related factor 2a isoform X3, with protein sequence MELIDILWRQDVDLGAGREVFDFSYRQKEVELRRQREQEEEKRQQHLREQEKALLAQLQLDEETGEFVPRSLPASGTLTQTNTTNGEIAQNGAFAAQEGDALSFDECMQLLAETFPLDEPAESAPPCLDVSVPPTTDLMMPADTPAFTQNPLLPGSLDQAWMELLSLPELQQCLNMQMQETLNMDGFMKPSGEAQNPSYSQYLPGMDHLSSVQTEVCPPEYINTYDGSFNNMVSPNLSQMSLNVPDVGAEFRPEEFNELFYPEMEAKVNSGPLTSDGGNMVSQLAETASDSPVNPMDLQSFSPGNLSSGKPEPIVEFPDSDSGLSLDSSPHMSSPGKSLNEDGSFGFSDSDSEEMDGSPGGTESDYTEIFPLVYLNDGAQTSLSDKSPAEQQEMKAKNPKTEPVEASGYSKPPFTKDKQKKRSEARLSRDEQRAKALQIPFTVDMIINLPVDDFNEMMSKHQLNEAQLALVRDIRRRGKNKVAAQNCRKRKLENIVGLEYELDSLREEKERLKKEKSERSTSLREMKQQLSTLYQEVFGMLRDEHGKPFSPNEYSLQHTADGTVFLVPRLKKTLVKNN encoded by the exons ATGGAGCTGATAGATATCCTGTGGAGGCAGGACGTGGACCTGGGTGCGGGGAGGGAAGTGTTTGATTTCAGCTACAGACAGAAGGAGGTGGAGTTGCGTCGACAGCGTGAGCAGGAGGAGGAGAAGCGGCAGCAGCATTTGCGGGAGCAGGAGAAAGCTTTACTCGCACAACTCCAGCTGGACGAGGAGACTGGAGAGTTTGTGCCTCGAAGCCTTCCGGCCAGCGGCACGCTAACGCAAACCAACACAACAAATGGAGAAATTGCACAG AATGGGGCTTTCGCAGCGCAAGAAGGTGATGCCCTGTCATTCGATGAATGCATGCAGCTCCTGGCTGAGACTTTTCCACTAGATGAGCCAGCTGAG TCAGCTCCGCCTTGCCTGGATGTTTCCGTTCCACCTACCACAGATCTTATGATGCCTGCAGACACCCCAGCCTTCACCCAGAATCCTTTGCTGCCAGGCTCTCTGGATCAAGCCTGGATGGAGTTGCTCTCACTCCCAGAGTTGCAG caGTGCCTCAACATGCAGATGCAAGAGACATTGAATATGGATGGATTTATGAAACCTTCCGGAGAAGCACAGAACCCAAGCTACAGTCAATATCTGCCTGGGATGGACCATCTCTCGTCCGTCCAGACCGAGGTGTGTCCTCCTGAATACATCAACACCTATGACGGATCCTTCAATAATATGGTGTCACCCAACCTCAGCCAGATGAGTCTGAACGTCCCAGATGTGGGAGCCGAGTTCCGACCTGAAGAATTTAATGAGCTGTTTTATCCTGAGATGGAGGCAAAAGTGAACAGTGGCCCTCTCACATCTGACGGAGGAAATATGGTCAGCCAACTGGCCGAGACTGCCAGCGATTCTCCTGTAAACCCCATGGATCTGCAAAGCTTCTCACCTGGAAACCTCAGCTCAGGAAAACCAGAACCCATTGTGGAATTCCCAGATTCTGATTCTGGCTTGTCGCTGGACTCCAGTCCTCACATGAGCTCCCCGGGGAAGTCCTTGAACGAAGATGGATCATTCGGTTTTAGCGACTCCGACTCGGAAGAGATGGACGGTAGTCCGGGAGGCACGGAGTCCGATTATACCGAGATATTCCCGCTGGTTTACCTTAATGACGGAGCTCAGACATCTCTCTCAGATAAATCCCCCGCAGAGCAGCAGGAGATGAAAGCAAAGAACCCAAAGACAGAGCCGGTGGAGGCCAGTGGCTACTCCAAACCTCCCTTCACCAAAGACAAGCAGAAGAAACGCTCCGAGGCCCGGCTCTCCCGTGATGAACAGAGAGCAAAAGCCTTGCAGATCCCGTTTACCGTGGACATGATCATCAATCTGCCTGTGGATGACTTCAATGAGATGATGTCCAAACACCAGCTCAACGAGGCCCAACTCGCCCTCGTCAGAGACATCCGCCGTCGGGGCAAGAACAAGGTCGCTGCGCAGAACTGCCGCAAGCGGAAGTTGGAGAACATCGTGGGCCTAGAGTACGAGCTGGACTCGCTGAGGGAGGAGAAGGAGCGTCTGAAGAAGGAGAAGAGCGAACGTAGCACCAGTCTGAGAGAGATGAAACAGCAGTTGAGTACCCTGTACCAAGAAGTCTTCGGTATGCTTCGAGACGAACACGGCAAGCCCTTCTCACCCAACGAATACTCCCTTCAGCACACTGCGGACGGCACCGTTTTTCTCGTTCCTCGCCTTAAAAAGACTCTTGTTAAGAATAACTAG
- the nfe2l2a gene encoding nuclear factor erythroid 2-related factor 2a isoform X4 gives MMEIELPKMHPSQQDMELIDILWRQDVDLGAGREVFDFSYRQKEVELRRQREQEEEKRQQHLREQEKALLAQLQLDEETGEFVPRSLPASGTLTQTNTTNGEIAQE, from the exons ATGATGGAGATTGAACTGCCTAAAATGCACCCAAGCCAACag GATATGGAGCTGATAGATATCCTGTGGAGGCAGGACGTGGACCTGGGTGCGGGGAGGGAAGTGTTTGATTTCAGCTACAGACAGAAGGAGGTGGAGTTGCGTCGACAGCGTGAGCAGGAGGAGGAGAAGCGGCAGCAGCATTTGCGGGAGCAGGAGAAAGCTTTACTCGCACAACTCCAGCTGGACGAGGAGACTGGAGAGTTTGTGCCTCGAAGCCTTCCGGCCAGCGGCACGCTAACGCAAACCAACACAACAAATGGAGAAATTGCACAG GAGTGA